Below is a genomic region from Salvelinus fontinalis isolate EN_2023a unplaced genomic scaffold, ASM2944872v1 scaffold_0055, whole genome shotgun sequence.
CCCTTCATGTGTTATTCATGAGATTCaacatatccccccccccccccccccccccccctccctccctccctccctccctctctccctgccaccctccctccctccctcctttccattTCAGTTCTAAAGAGCCTTTCCAGAAAATGACCACaaaaccaccaacaacaacatgaACCTAAAAGCACTTAGCTGAAGCCCGATTCTTCTCTGTTTACACAAATGTGTCAAATCTAAtcatcactacacacacacactacacacacacacacgctacacacaacacacacacacactacacactacacacacacacacataaatcaaATCATAATTTTGAGTCTCTTTCTTCCCTCCAGTCTGATGTGTTCTGTCTGAACAGCCAATGACAGAATGACACATGATGAACTGAAGCTGATAGACCATAGACACCCCGCTGTCGTCGCGGAGACGCCCCGCTGTCGTCGCGGAGACGCCCCGCTGGCGTCGCGGAGACGCCCCGCTGACGTCGCGGAGACGCCCCGCTGTCGTCGCGGAGACGCCCCGCTTGCGTCGCGGAGACGCCCCGCTGGCGTCGCGGAGACGCCCCGCTGTCGTCGCGGAGACGCCCCGCTGTCGTCGCGGAGACGCCCCGCTGACGTCGCGGAGACGCCCCGCTGACGTCGCGGAGACGCCCCGCTGTCGTCGCGGAGACGCCCCGCTGTCGTCGCGGAGACGCCCCGCTTGCGTCGCGGAGACGCCCCGCTTGCGTCGCGGAGACGCCCCGCTGTCGTCGCGGAGACGCCCCGCTGTCGTCGCGGAGACGCCCCGCTGTCGTCGCGGAGACGCCCCGCTGACGTCGCGGAGACGCCCCGCTGTCGTCGCGGAGACGCCCCGCTGGCGTCGCGGAGACGCCCCGCTGGCGTCGCGGAGACGCCCCGCTGGCGTCGCGGAGACGCCCCGCTGGCGTCGCGGAGACGCCCCGCTGTCGTCGCGGAGACGCCCCGCTTGCGTCGCGGAGACGCCCCGCTGTCGTCGCGGAGACGCCCCGCTGGCGTCGCGGAGACGCCCCGCTGGCGTCGCGGAGACGCCCCGCTGGCGTCGCGGAGACGCCCCGCTGTCGTCGCGGAGACGCCCCGCTGTCGTCGCGGAGACGCCCCGCTGCCGTCGCGGAGACGCCCCGCTTGCGTCGCGGAGACGCCCCGCTTGCGTCGCGGAGACGCCCCGCTGTCGTCGCGGAGACGCCCCGCTGTCGTCGCGGAGACGCCCCGCTTGCGTCGCGGAGACGCCCCGCTGTCGTCACGGGACGCCCCGCTTGCGTCACGGAGACGCCCCGCTTGCGTCACGGAGACGCCCCGCTTGCGTCACGGAGACGCCCCGCTTGCGTCACGGGGACGCCCCGCTGTCGTCACGGAGACGCCCCGGTGGCGTCACGGAGACGCCCCGCTGACGTCACGGAGACGCCCCCCTGACGTCACGGAGACGCCCCCCTGACGTCACGGAGACGCCCCCCTGACGTCACGGAGACGCCCCCGCTGTCGTCACGGAGATGCCCCCCTGACGTCACGGAAACGCCCTGCtcaaccagctctcacagtctcacggcagaattagacgttcacccatgtttctcaaacttcaaagttgttccaaatgtctaagtgtttaaggttaagtttaggtattcgcTCCACATTTATACGTTTAGGGTTCAGTTAAGGCATTAAGTGGTTAAGTTTGACGTCAAACATCTGACTTTGGTTCTAAAGGTTGCATCCAGCCACAGGAAGTTGTTTTTGATATTTTGTTTAaagccttaacccttaccttaaccattcagagttaatgcctaaccttaaccctaaccttaaccatttagagttaatgcctaaccttaacccttaccttaaccatttagagttaatgcctaaccttaaaaatgTTCTGTTTGGAACAACTTAAGAATTTGAGATTTGAGAAACACGGATAAACGTCTAAGAGCTTGTTgcataatggtgtgtgtgtgagacgttcCCCCCCAACAACAACCTACGtcccccccacaacaacaacaaacaactttAATTCAGACAGAGCACAGTGCCACATTATATGGcaaccactgtgtgtgtatgtgagagagagagagaaagagagagggtgtgtgtgagagagagaaagagagagggtgtgtgtgagagagaaagagagagggtgtgtgtgagagagagagcagggagagagggtgtgtgtgagagagagagcagggagagagggtgtgtgtgagagagagagaaagagagagggtgtgtgtgtgagagagagcagggagagagagacagagagagggtgtgtgtgagagagaaagagagagggtgtgtgtgagagagagagaaagagagagggtgtgtgtgagagagagagagagagaaagagagagggtgtgtgagagagagaaagagagagggtgtgtgtgagagagagaaagagagagggtgtgtgtgagagagagagaaagagagagggtgtgtgtgagagagagagaaagagagagggtgtgtgtgagagagagcagggagagagggtgtgtgtgtgtgattctgccTTCtacttgtgtctctctctctcaattatatATGTCAGTAGAACTCCAATCTAATGGAACATGATGATCCACATGGAGGCAGATGCCAGGATCCATGGTGGAGCCGCCTGGTCCCTTCAGACTGTTATAATGGACCTgaatggtctgtgtgtgtgtgtgtgtgtgtgtgtgtgtgtgtgtgtgtgtgtgtgtgtgtgtgtgtgtgtgtgtgtgtgtgtgtgtgtgtgtgtgtgtgtgtgtgtgagagagagagagagagagagagagagagagagagagagagagagagagagagagagagagagagagagagagagagagagagagagagagagagagagagagagagagagagagagagagagagacagagacccagcctgGTCACTTCAGACTGTTATAATGGACTTGAatggtctgtgtatgtgtgtgtgtgtgtgtgtgtgtgagagagagagagacacccagcCTGGTCACTTCAGACTGTTATAATGGACTTgaatggtctgtgtgtgtgtgtgtgtgtgtgtgtgtgtgtgtgtgtgtgtgtgtgtgtgtgtgtgtgtgtgtgtgtgtgtgtgtgtgtgtgtgtgtgtgtgtgtgtgtgtgtgtgtgtgagagagagagagacacccagcCTGGTCACTTCAGACTGTTATAATGGACTTgaatggtctgtgtgtgtgtgtgtgtgtgtgtgtgtgtgtgtgtgtgtgtgtgtgtgtgtgtgtgtgtgtgtgtgtgtgtgtgtgtgtgtgagagagagagagagagagagagagagagacacccagcCTGGTCACTTCAGACTGTCATAATGGACTTTAATAGTAGAGGTTTAAAAGGGCCGATCGATGGGAGGATCTGAGGGtcccaaatggttccctattcccaatgggccctagtcaaatgtagtgcactatggagGGAAGCATCCTGTGTCTGATTGCTGGCTGGctctctctggtccctctgaGGGCGATTGCAGTGAAGAGAAGTAATAATCTGATATCATTATGGTCGATGGATACATGGCTCATCCATAactggtgtgtgtttgttgtgtgtgtgtatgagagagagagaaagagagatagacatAGATAGAGAGTGAGGGTATGTcaagcgcgcgcacacacacacacacacacacacacacacacacacacacacacacacacacacacacacacacacacacacacacacacacacacacacacacacacacacacacacacacacacacactcaccgccACTTTCCAGGTTTTATAGACTCTCTCCAACCTCCTACTTCCCCTCCTGTTGAGAGTGgttttctcttttctgtctgtctTCTCCTGTTGCATCACTTtcctccccatccccatatccctctcttctccccatccccatccccctctattctcttcctctgttccagtctgtctctctcctcctctcttcctctgtcccagtatccctctctcctcctctgtcccagtatccctctctcctcctctgtcccagtatccctctctccccctctgtcccagtatccctctctcccagtctgtcctcctctgtcccagtatccctctctcctcctctgtcccagtatccctctctcctcctctgtcccagtatccctctctccccctctgtcccagtatccctctctcctcctctgtcccagtatccctctctccccctctgtcccagtatccctctctcctcctctgtcccagtatccctctctcctcctctgtcccagtatccctctctcctcctctgtcccagtatccctctctcctcctctgtcccagtatccctctctcccagtctgtcctcctctgtcccagtatccctctctcctcctctgtcccagtatccctctctccccctctgtagctctcctcctctgttccactctgttgctctcctcctctgtcccagcctgtccatccctctctcttcctctcctcctctgtcccagtatccctctctcctcccctgtcccagtatccctctctcctcctctgtcctcctctgtcccagtatccctctctcctcctctgtcccagtatccctctctcctcctctgtcccagtatccctctctcctcccctgtcccagtatccctctctcctcccctgtcccagtatccctctctcctcctctgtagcTCTCCTCCTCTGTAGCTCTCTTCCTCTCGTCCTCTGTCCCAGCCCGTCCATCCCTGTGTGTTGAGATGTCGTCCCTACTGAGGAAGGAGATGCAGAGAATGTTGTTTAGACCTGAAGGACAGAAACTACAGAAGTTTATAGAGATACATGAAGCAACACCGGGAAGACATTTTCTCTGCGTTTACGGTAAAAATCAGCCTCGTCTGTTTCATTTGTTTGGTTTTattgttcatttatttattcaaTCTTCttgctttattttttattttgtacgaTTCTCTCCTTCTATTTCTCTGTCTAAATgatgttctgtctgttttctgtgTGGTTTTTCTCTTTTGTAATGCTGGAttgatggtcccgtgtggctcagtgggTAGAGCAGGATGCTTGTAGCGccggggttgtgggttcaatcccCACGTGGGACCAAATCTCTTTCTAAATGATGTTCTGTGTTTTTCCCCCCTGTGGTTTTTCTTCCGTTTTCTTCCGTTCTTAACTTTCCTTTCGTCTCTGACGCAGAGATGACGATGTTTCTGTGTAATCTGTTTTAGATCTACTTGTTCTTTTTTAATGATTGATGGATTGATCTTTTTTAATCAAAGACCTCGGGGAAGTCTGTTGATGAGGAGGTTACTAGGGTCATATAACACACTACATCTGCACTGTAAAATAGGCTTTAATAGTTTGTAAGTGGATTCAGTCCGTGAACGTCACCAAAAGAGGAGTGTTACTCGCTAATTGAATTTCCAATGCTGCATAACATCCGTTGTCCTCGGGAAAACGGCATCCCTAATGGAACAATGCATTTTGTCTCCTATTGGAACAATGCATTTTGTCCCCTATTGGAACAATGCATTTTGTCCCCTATTGGAACAATGCATTTTGTCCCCTATTGGAACAATGCATTTTGTCCCCTATTGAAACAATGCATTTTGTCCCCTATTGGAACAATGCATTTTGTCCCCTAATGGAACAATGCATTTTGTCTCCTATTGGAACAATGCATTTTGTCCCCTATTGGAACAATGCATTTTGTCCCCTATTGGAACAATGCATTTTGTCCCCTATTGAAACAATGCATTTTGTCCCCTATTGGAACAATGCATTTTGTCCCCTAATGGAACAATGCATTTTGTCTCCTATTGAAACAATGCATTTTGTCCCCTATTGGAACAATGCATTTTGTCCCCTATTGGAACAATGCATTTTGTCCCCTATTGGAACAATGCATTTTGTCTCCTATTGAAACAATGCATTTTGTCCCCTATTGGAACAATGCATTTTGTCCTCTATTGGAACAATGCATTTTGTCTCCTAATGGAACAATGCATTTTGTCTCCTAATGGAACAATGCATTTTGTCTCCTATTGAAACAATGCATTTTGTCTCCTATTGAAACAATGCATTTTGTCCCCTATTGGAACAATGCATTTGGTCCCCTAATGGAACAATGCATTTTGTCCTCTATTGGAACAATGCATTTTGTCCCCTAATGGAACAATGCATTTTGTCCCCTATTGGAACAATGCATGTTGTCTCCTATTGGAACAATGCATTTTGTCCCCTAATGGAACAATGCATTTTGTCCCCTATTGAAACAATGCATTTTGTCCCCTAATGGAACAATGCATTTTGTCCCCTAATGGAACAATGCATTTTGTCCCCTAATGGAACAATGCATTTTGTCCCCTAATGGAACAATGCATTTTGTCCCCTAATGGAACAATGCATTTTGTCCCCTAATGGAACAATGCATTTTGTCCCCTAATGGAACAATGCATTTTGTCCTCTAATGGAACAATGCATTTTGTCCCCTAATGGAACAATGCATTTTGTCCCCTATTGGAACAATGCATGTTGTCTCCTATTGGAACAATGCATTTTGTCCCCTATTGGAACAATGCATTTTGTCCCCTAATGGAACAATGCATTTTGTCTCCTAATGGAACAATGCATTTTGTCCCCTATTGGAACAATGCATTTTGTCCCCTAATGGAACAATGCATTTTGTCCCCTATTGGAACAATGCATTTTGTCCCCTATTGGAACAATGCATTTTGTCCCCTAATGGGAAAAAACAACATTCATTTTTGCTTGAGAAAACTGCTTGACTTTTCCTTTCCGAAAACATAATGATTGTCCTCTGGTCCACAGTGACCAAGACCAAAGAGGTGCAGCTGTGTGTGGTGAGATCTCAGAAATCACTGTATTCTGGATCAAACAAGTTGCACAATTCCCAGAAATCCCAGAATTCCGGATCGAAAAAGAAGCTCAAGTCTCAGTTTTGCCTGAGTTCCTGCTTGGAGGACTCCTACCTGAGGACGGAAGTCTGGCTCCTGCAGGACCTCACCCTGCTGGACGGCCGGGATCCGGACGTGGTAAGGAACATCATTCTCACATTTTGCATGACATCATTGTTTACATTTAAGTGTTGACTCTAGGGGCTGCCATGATTCTGTCCTCACTGCATGGTGAACAGGTGTTCCATTGCAACCTTTGCTGTGTCACACCCTCTTCTTCTAGTCCCCCTTTGATGACCTCACCTCTCTTCTTTCCCCTCCCCCCTGTAGGACGACCCGTGTTTCCTGATGCACTTCTCCACTGTGCGGTCGGTGACGGCCTTCAGCTGCGGCGCCAAGTACTGCATGGCGCGGGCCCTGGTTGCCCTGAGCGACAAGCACTGCGGGCGACCTTTGACTCTGGTGAACTATGACCTGGCCTACATCAGCCCGTCGTCTGTATATTTgaacagaggagactgtgtggtgCTGATGCAGATATGTTTCTACGCTGctaacctggtgtgtctgtccTTGTGCCCTGTACCTCTGGACTGAGAGAGATatatgtatttattaaggatctccaaggcagcagctactcttcctggggtttattatggatccccaaggcagcagctactcttcctggggtttattatggatccccaaggtagcagctactcttcctggggtttattatggatccccaaggcagcagctactcttcctggggtttattatggatccccaaggtagcagctactcttcctggggtttattatggatccccaaggcagcagctactcttcctggggtttattatggatccccaaggtagcagctactcttcctggggtttattatggatccccaaggcagcagctactcttcctggggtgcggcaaaatgaaggcagttataccattttagagagagagagactgagtgtgttttttaaacctttatttaactaggcaagtcagttaagaacaaattcttatttttagtgacggcctaggaacagtgggttaactgccttgttcaggggcagaacgacagatttttaccttgtcagctctgtgATTCAATttcgcaacctttcagttactagtccaacgctctaaccactaggctacctgctggttactagtccaacgcgctaaccactaggctatctgttggttactagtccaacgcgctaaccactaggctacctgctggttactagtccaacgcgctaaccactaggctacctgctggttactagtccaacgctctaaccactaggctacctgttggttactagtccaatgcgctaaccactaggctacctgctggttactagtccaacgcgctaaccactaggctacctgctggttactggcccaacgcgctaaccactaggctacctgctggttactagtccaaccactagactacctgctgtttactagtccaacgcgctaaccactaggctacttgctggtTACTATTCCAAcgtgctaaccactaggctatctgctggttactagtccaacgcgctaaccacgaggctatctgttggttactagtccaacgcgctaaccactaggctacctgctggttactagtccaacgcgctaaccactaggctacctgctggttactagtccaacgctctaaccactaggctacctgttggttactagtccaatgcgctaaccactaggctacctgctggttactagtccaacgcgctaaccactaggctacctgctggttactggcccaacgcgctaaccactaggctacctgctggttactagtccaaccactagactacctgctgtttactagtccaacgcgctaaccactaggctacttgctggtTACTATTCCAAcgtgctaaccactaggctatctgctggttactagtccaacgcgctaaccacgaggctacctgctggttactagtccaacgcgctaaccacgaggctacctgctggttactagtccaacgcgctaaccacgaggctacctgctggttactagtccaacgcgctaaccacgaggctacctgctggttactagtccaacgcgctaaccacgaggctacctgctggttactagtccaacgcgctaaccacgaggctacctgccgtgtGTGTGAGCGAATCATAATCTCTACCATGTATCAAGAATACACTATTTAAAATGATTGTCTTTCCACATTTCTAAGTCTCTGTGTTGCATGTACTAGTAAaccttctgtctctgttctgattCTGAACGTTATAACACTGTTCCCTAAGCATGTGAAATTATTCAAGCTAATAATCTGAA
It encodes:
- the LOC129842587 gene encoding exocyst complex component 1-like — encoded protein: MVPAHLRLMRLPWTCISSMTSIPLPISPSARPSLCVEMSSLLRKEMQRMLFRPEGQKLQKFIEIHEATPGRHFLCVYVTKTKEVQLCVVRSQKSLYSGSNKLHNSQKSQNSGSKKKLKSQFCLSSCLEDSYLRTEVWLLQDLTLLDGRDPDVDDPCFLMHFSTVRSVTAFSCGAKYCMARALVALSDKHCGRPLTLVNYDLAYISPSSVYLNRGDCVVLMQICFYAANLVCLSLCPVPLD